Within the Papaver somniferum cultivar HN1 unplaced genomic scaffold, ASM357369v1 unplaced-scaffold_132, whole genome shotgun sequence genome, the region AATCCCTGCAAGTTAGCGACAGAAACATCCCCTCAAAgaagagagaatgagctacaagtagcttttgcgaATCACCACTAGGACTGTTATCATCATGCTCACAGAGTACATAAAACCAGACTTATTTATACACAACTTAACATACATACTAATATAATCATGCTAATACCAACTTCTATTATAATCAACCAAATAAAATAACTTAGTCCTAGTGGTACAGGGTTGCCGAAGCCCTGCAAGTTAGCGACAGAAACATCCCCTCAAAgaagagagaatgagctacaagtagcttttgcgaATAACCACTAGGAATGTTATCACCATGCTCACTGAGAATCAGTCAATATCAAAACAAAACTTCCTAACTTTAGttcatttaaacttaaaaaactacCTTAACATGAAGTAAAAGTTCAAATCACGATGAGCATATTTATGGAACATACAAACTGGAATTTAGGTTACTACCTTAATAGATTCCGTAACCGCTGCTTCTTTTCTGTTTGGCTCTTGCCAAAAGGATCCTCTCCTGGCTCTGCAAATACCAAAGATACAGAACAACATTAGCCAAAATTTTAAAATGTATCGACTTTGAATCTCTTTTGAAGATATTGTACATGATTCAACATTGTGAAGTTATAATCACCCATTTATTCTGCAATGATAAACCCAAAGCATATGTCACAACAACACACACTAATGCGAAATCCAGTACTCATCATGGACAGCTGTTGTAACTAGCATTTTATCCCAACCAAGAAGCTCAAAAATCTCACACTTGAAGTTCATTATGacatttattgatttttttttcagatAATAGTAAAACATAGCAACTTAACGAATATAATCAACACGTTTCCTAGCTGTCCCAACTCAACCAAAACTAGAATAAGTCATCTAAGCCCATACAAACTGGAATCTAGAGAGTGCTGGTGCACTCACTTTCATATGAGAGAATCAATTCCTTTCTTCTTAAGCAATTGACTTACTCAAATGAAAGAGAGTGCTCTAGCTCTCATCAAACATTCCGATAGGAACGACACGATTTAGTATGATAAAAACATCATTCCAAATCTTCAAACTTCAAGTCTTCAAAATTCTCCAAATCCCAGTTACAACCAACTGACCTAAAAATTAAACCCAATGGATAAAACAAAGGCATGAAAAGGGATAATACCTGGGTTATTTTTTCACAAACAACTGCAGTAAAATAATCCCAGATTAGTGCTTCTACCTGCAGTAAAATAAATGAGAATcattaaaatcaaaacctaattatcaaaaccctaaaagaaagatGACCTAATAATCTTGCAGAGGTATCAAAACCCAAAAAGAAAGATGACCTAATTGTCAATCGTGCAGAGATATCAAAACCtaattaaaatcaaaacctaattatcAAAACCCTAACAAAAGATAACCTAATTATCAATCTTACCAAATAATTACTGGCGGATCTAGATCGATGGAGCTTAATTACGGCAAACAATGCACAGCAGAGAGTAGTTGAGATGGAGTTAAAAAGAGCTCAGTTAAGAAACTGACATGGAGACGGGAGAAGTAAATGGAGATGGAGTTTTTGGGAGAGAAGActgaagagagaagaagataaaatTTCTGCGGTGTAGGTAAAGGGGGAAAAATGTACTCGATTCATTCACACGCTGCTCAGTAGGGTGTTACCGAGTGCTACTCTGCACACGGTTCTTTCACACGATTTTTTTCCAGCAGTTACTAATCGTAACCCGGGCTGGGCCGTCACTAAACTAGTAAAATTTCGTAACCAAACAGTTGTTGTTACTAAATTTTCGTAACTGAAATTTCCGGTTACGAATTCGTAACGACAACATGTTGGTTACGAATTTTAGCTACGAATCACAGAATATGGTGTAGtgcttacgccagtacgcgaacgcttgcgcatacttaggttccccgatttctcaagccaacaggtacgcgaatgggtacgcatactatggttcccggacatggattacatatgtgcaagagtacacaacatgacatatccaataatggttaagtggtctaaactcttatttcaatcattgaaactttcttagaggatgacaatagtcgttttcacacactattagcatcaaagaaattttcaagttattgaataatcataacgaaacattccaagtttacatcaaatgattgtatcacacaaaccatgtaagatgtttctcagcaattttcacatgatcatcttttgacttgcgataaacttggtcgaagcgaaggctttccaacacatattccgataaatatgtaagcgagttacactcagatcgaaatctcaaatgtgtataatagaaactatatcgtaacacgacttatgtctcaatataggagatagagtagaaataggctttccaagtgatagatgagtttcagtctctacataccttttgttgatgaagttccacaagctctccttagtagttctccgtcttcaaatgatgaacgccgtgaagtctaaggctcaattACACAACCtatgtcctaatccgagacatctataagtagactagaaatcaagacttatagttttgatcactaacattgacaaacatgcttgagatagcaacgcatgcgagtttgaccgagcagtgctctcacACCATCCTTACCTTTACCACTAATATCAACTTCTTTATCACCTTCACCAACACTAACACCTTTATCATCGAAACCACCTCCTTCAgtaaaatccttgaaaaaaaaaggataactagtacaccaccaactttttgttttggaacctatatggacaatctgatgcagggcggaagcgttgaataaaattaaatccaaaacaacatgtttccgagataccactctcaaggaaaatactaattttcaattaatcaaaatcttctcctctaatatcaaaacatggagctctttatatagataactccttatcaattaataaccaaatattttatttaattattaaaaatacttactaccttatctaatggatattttctaaactaataaaatactaaaataaatactattagatacttctaaaagttacctaaataataaaagagaaaatatcttaattaattaaatattatttgctaaataataataataaatcaaagaaaaataacaataaacgagtatattcactttccctaaatactccaccattctcctcttctcaaaaaaaattcgccctcgaattttgcCAGTATTTGTTGTTGGGTAAATAATTCTTCGATGAAAATTCTTATAATCCTTCAACTTAAATAATATtgacataattactattgaaccgGAAAATACCTGCGCATCGAAATAGTGAAGTTGATGTTGTTGATCCACCTGATTACATACTGCTTCAAGAGAATATGGACCAACATAACAAGAATATAACATGATCTCATCATCAGGGTAATCATCATAGACCGGTGGTGAATTCCAATCCACGATAACTTCATATTCTTTAGTtccagagaaagaaaaaatatcatcaaacctttggatttcaagctttaatccggactccaacgaatctcgcggatcatgtgcaactccttgaaatcctttCTCCTTGTCGCCAAagagatttttgttttcatcacCGGTCACTTCCTCCACTCATTGTAGGCTAGGACCATGATGGGGCTCTTGGTGATGATGCATTTCAGCCAATAGGAGGGTGAGCGCCTTAACCTTCCGTTCTAGATCATCTACTACCACTTGCTCTTTCTCATCGCTGAGAGCGGCTCTTCGAACAACACCATAATTTCTTCCTCGAAACATGACGCAGGAGCGTTGCCTGtctctgaaccaactgatgcagggcggaagcgttgaataaaataaaaatcgaaAACCACATAATCAACAATTTCCGAGAGTTCAAAACTCCTGGCTTTGTTGGTTTTGAACTCTTCGAATAAGGATGATCCATAGCTTTCTTCTACTTTTTCACCATCACCAGAGAGCCAAGATCCTAGAGATCCTCCAGTTGTGCCCCTCAACATAGAAGGAAAACTAGAGATCCTCTGATTCTGTAACATGGGGCTTCCAGATACCACTGAAGGAATAGATCTGGCCATTAGGTTCCTAGAATGTTTCATGCCGTGACCAAATGCAGGACTCCTTAAGTATGGATGAGTCAAACTACTAGATTTATCCAAAAATGGCATGCCATAGGGATTCTGTTGGGCAATTAGTGCTTCAAGATAAGCCCTATGAAGCGCAATCATATCTAcatgtgaataattccttcctgAGAAAGGGTCTTGTGGGCTTGTTGCAGCCTGTGCTGTGTGATCAGAAGCTCTTTGCATACACTGTACATAAAGAGGGTCCACAATTGGGACCTGAGAGCCAGACCTCACTTGATTTCTGTTTCCATCTAGACTTCGTCCCATACTGATAGAAAAATTTGCACCTGTATCGAAATGATTAACTGAATCCTGTCCATCATTGATGGGATATGTCTCAGGCATATGGCCAGGGAAGCTCCTATCTGGCATATCTGTACTCTGATAGCGAACAGCTTGGTCAAAACTTGCAGACCCAGCATAAGGTCCTTTCTTGTACACATTAGCAGAAGCAGATGTTCCTTTTCTGAAGTTTGATTGCGCATTGCTATTCATCTCAGAAACACTTGTATCTGTGAGATTgtggagtatttagggaaagtgaatatactcgtttattgttatttttgtttGCCAACTCCTTGTATATGGAAGGAATTGGCAGTGTTACGGCCTCAGTCTTCTTGACCAGATCATTCTGCAGGCTCTGACTATGATCATTTGGCATACCAATATGGAAACTAGGCTGGACATCAAATTCCCGTTTAAGCTGGGATAGGTCGTGACCAACTTCATCAACAAGTCTAGTTTTAGACAGGCTTAAACCAAACAAAGAAGCTGCAATGGAAGCACGATCCTCAGTTCTTGAAGGAAGACCATTGAAGGTGTTTGCGTCAAGAACATTGTTTTGGTCAACTAAACTACCTCTTCCTCCTACTGGAGGAAAACCAGGTCCAACAGCCCTGGCTGTCAGATGAGATTCAGGGGTAGTACTTCTTGGTATAGATGAACCCACAGCCGATGCAAATGTATGAGAAAGGGATGATCCAGAACCTTGAACCCTGACTAGCCCGGGGGTAGTAATCCTGGATTGTATGCCATCTATAGAGTTTAATCCACTGTGCAATTGTGTCACTTCAGAATCAGGAGTACCCATTGGATCAACATCGCTGAAAGCATTACGGCTAACTGGGCGTGAGAGATGACCTGATACCAGTGTAGGTTCACCAAGTTCTTCCTGGATCATATTGGCGAGACTCTTCCTCTTTTCCCCCAaactgatgcagggcggaagcgttgaataaaattaaatccaaaacaacatgtttccgagataccactctcaaggaaaatactacttttcaattaatcaaaatcttctcctctaatatcaaaacatggagctctttatatagataactccttatcaattaataaccaaatattttatttaattattaaaaatacttactactttatctaatggatattttctaaactaataaaatactaaaataaatactattagatacttctaaaagttacctaaataataaaagagaaaaaaatcttaattaattaaatattatttgctaaataataataataataaatcaaagaaaaataacaataaacgagtatattcactttccctaaatactccaccaCAATCCTTGTAAAATCTATACGTTTGGTTAAGAGACTGTATTTAAGATTGTTTTATAACAAGGTAAACCTAATATACACCCGAACTTTTCACGTTACAAATTCCAATAAGAGCAAGTCTTGTAATCTATGTTCCAAGATActaattcaacaagaacaagtcgtGTAGGTTATTTACAGTTGAGCTAATACAACCTAGGTTTAAATACGTACAACCCGTGATAATTCAATtatagataaaaaatataatgcgaaaagaaataacacagacaccagagattttttttaacgagaaaaactacaatcttgtagaaaacccttggatctagtccagattgaaaacaaacTAATTTAAGTTGTTACACTAATTACCTACTACCAgatttcagactagatgtaatacctgcttcagttaTATTCGTACAcctatagaactcctagcagaacaccaattctctttaggaattgtTCTTGTGAATCTTCCAGCAGAACTCCAATTCGCTTTGGAAGATGCTCttaaaatcttctagcagaatgtTAATTTTCGTCAAATATGCTCCTCAACAATTAGGGTTTACCGTTCCGTAGTGTAATTGATTCTTCCTCACAAGATCACCTAAAAATAATCTAGATATATCTTTATCTATCATATCTATGGTTTATGAAAAACACCTAGAAACAGGTCAAATAAGATAGCTTGCCTATGCTTTAAGATCCCCAAGTAAAGTCTTTTGAAATCTCACTCTTGTTCGTGaagaacaaagatatggaaaaTAACCTTATGCAACACAGACACAATTTTCCAAGGGAGAGTTTGTGTGGTTACATTAAACCTATATTTATAATGAATGATCAAGGCTAGGTTGCTTGGAAACAAAGCTACCTTGTTTAAGAAAGGAAACACCAAGTAACTTGATCAAAATAGGCCTTTAGTCACGTATTCATCGTGAACTGTTGCCAAAAGTTCGTGTACATTTCCTATTTACGAACTCAACTTTAGCCACACATATAATTGAGTTGTATGGAAAAGCTAACATAATGGGGCATTTTTCTAACCTTACCTCTGATTTTGGAGAATTTTTCTAAGTTTCCCCTTCTATAAATATATATACACTAAGTAACCATATACAAACTTATGCGAACAAATATTAACTTGTCAGAACAGTCTGTAATGAAAATGAATACCTTCACATGTACTACCTTACTCGGGATCAAAGTAATGTGTGACATGAACACTAGTTCACGAACTTACATAGGGATGTAAGTAATGTTTATTGAACATTAAGGAACCTAACCTAATTCATCATTATCATTATGAATAGAGGACTCTCTGCAACAAGGGTGAATAATCTATGCATGTTGTGCATCTTTGTTGTTACAAAGAGTCGTATTCCATAAACCTAGGTTTCTTTGTGAAACATAATTTGatcacgacttaaagacttcacacACGATTCATAAAGCACCGGCAGACTATATTTTACCTGATAGATCTTTGAATATGGTATCTTATCTTGATCATCATAGTTATTATCTATTATAAGGtcattctcttctaatataaatcCATTGAAGAATTAcaaattaagaaataagatttaAAGAAACTATAAGGATTTATTCGTCTTATACCTTGTAAATTCCACAAGATTACGATCTAAGCGTATACTTAGATGGATCTTGTGAGGTAAAATCAATTACATATCTCCATAAGTTTTGAAGAGTTTAAATATAATTGTGGAGGATTGCTTTGATATctccctttccttttaattccatTCAATCAAATATTTTCATTACCTTGATTATAATATCTTAAGGAAATCAAATAAGTGACATGTTGGATGCAGGTAAACACTAGTGTTTATGAAGGATTGTGGAGAAACTACTAGACATATAAAGAACGTCAgctagggaatcaagtgcatagggtCTTGAGAGATCCATAATACGGTGGGGTCACAACTACAACTGAATAGCTCGGAAGGAATATTCAGTCCCAACTACATTCTGGTATGAAGTCTAATAATACTAATCtctatagtggcttaatacaatgtgcttAAACTGGACGAGCTCCCGAGGTTTTCGGTTATATTGTagtcttcctcgttaacaaagtttctgttgtcttgtgtaTCACGAGAAGTACGTTATTCAACCTAAAAAATTTGTTCATGGTAAAGATCCTACAAAACCTATTCTTGTTGACAAGACTTTATCTTGCTGAATTGAGATCCTGAGTTTTGACCAAATCATTCCAGGTTGGCCTTTGTATCTTGACCAATTAGATCATCCAAAGGTACCTTTGTATTTACAATCGGTAATAAGGATCTTGTCAAGACTAGTTCTTGCAGTATTAAGATTTAAACATATTGATTGTACAAGGTTCGTCCATACAAGTTCACGAACAAAAAAGCTGGTGGTGTACTaggtaccctctcattttcataAGGCTAAACATTGATGGTACAACAtatacaaaaatcaaaatcaagtgaTGCAATCATACAAGGGGTTTTGTGTATAGTTTCCTAGTTGCATCTTTGAAAATCATGAATCTAAATGACTCTATTATGACTGAAACTGAAAATGTGTTGATGGCGCTTACAATCACTAAAAGAATGCACTTCGATAAAATCATCGTTGAGGGAGATTGCTTGCAACTATCATTAATTTGAAGCATAAATCTTCTACTATTTTCTGGAGGTTTTGAAGattacctaaggatattggttacttgtGCAACATTTTAAATCAGTAAACTAATCTTTTATAGAACGAGATGTTAGATCATTAGCACATGATCTCATCAACCACTCCATACGCCATAGAGGGGCAAAGAACGTCAAGATATGGACTTGTATAAATCTTTCGGAGCCGATGATGACTCCAATTTAatgtggtggtattgtaatatacATACACCCCGATTTTGCAGGTAGGGTTCGCTaattggaatataagtaatggtttgtcctttcttaACACTGAGATCTTTCAACAAAATTGTATCCAGAGTTGGCAacaactctgcagttaagcgtgctcgggcgggataATTCAGGGATGGGTGGCTTTTTGCGAAGCTTCTCCTGGATGACCGCAGTAGTGcacgttgaaaaccccacacttttggataaccgcagtggctaagtggagaCGATATCGGTAAAAGACGGAGTTATTACATAGTTGAATACTTGtttgctcttgttgttttttctttctaCATTTTTGTTGCTCCTTGATatcataaaaaagaagaagattatttcAATGTTAATATCCATATATACCTTATCAGGTCTTAAAAGAATATGGGGATTATCACATATTTTTCACTACAGTTATTCCACATCAAAGATCAAGTTCCTATCTTGAGGGTGGATTCGGGAAGCCATTTTAAATTTCCTAGCCTTTGGGTTGACCGTGTGCGTATTTTAATCGCACGTAATTGGTCGATCACTATAAAAATATTATAATGCCCCGACTGAAAAATATGCAAGGATTTGGGTGCAAGCTCGGTTACTGTTTGACGTTACTCAAGTTTGAGTCCGTTTTTATGCATATTCTCTAATGAGTGTGTACATGTAATCCCACTATTTATTTAAGTTTTTAAGCATATAATGAGGGTTGATATTCCAAACACATATGGTAATAACACAATCTGTTAACTAATCAACTAATTAAATTATCATGTCAAATATATATTCTTTAGAAGAGTATGCACAAAAATGAACTTCTCAAGTTTTATACATCATTGTATATATTAAACTAACAAACCTAGTTTGTTGTTGTGTATTTGTTACGATGATTGAACGGGATTAAAACATATTATCTTCCTATTTCGCCAATATTCTGGTATTGTAATATTCCGAACCCCTCCCAACATCATGTTGAGACAAACTTATTGTTGGTATCCTTGTTCCTTTGGGGTCTTTAGACATTTATCGGTCTTTTTCTTGTTCTAGTTTGCAACTTGGATAATTTATAAATTTACCAATCTTTTCTTGAGAAGACCGGTTCGATCATGGAGGCCTCTTAGAAAAGTCAGAGATCATCTTAGGATTAACATGAATTCTCTGAAATTTGTTAATCTGCTTATCTTGATAGAATTATCTCATGGGATAACACATGTGGAGGTTATTGTTTCGATAGGTGTTGATATGAGTTATGTTGTTGCGATTCAGGGTgataatcttcattatcttcACTTTTATTACTACATATTCATTTGCTTTTAGTTATAATTCAAATCATTTACATTATCTTTTGTAATGTTGTGGAGCTTGTACCAATTCTTTTTGGGCCGGAATAATTAAGATAGTTGTCTAGCCGGAGAATTTGAAAGTTCTAGTTCTATTAAATAAATTTTGGAGCTTCCAAAAATGGCATTCTCCATTGTTAAACTCAGCCTTCTATTGGTGTCTATCCTTGGGATTGATTCATGGTAGAAGTGTACTATTCTGAACTTCTCCGCTGTCCAAGGACGGATGATTGATCCTTCCCCTTGGGGCCGGGATTTATTGGGCAGTAGACTTTACTTTAGTGtcattgtttttatttattcacttctttttcTCACCATGTTCAAACAACCAAAAACACTATTTCTAAGATCTAAAATTTTTGAGTTTTACTGGAGGAATAAGGAGCTTAAGTTTCTTGAAAGGTTCAAGGGTACTTCAAATTGGGTTATTTTCTCTGAAGAGGCGGCTAAGTGGACATCTGATGCAGTTTTGGAGGCGGTAGGAGGATTTCCAAGTCATGGACAAAAATGGAGTAGAAGATTTAATCAAGCAGTGTTTTTGGTGGAAGTTCTTTCAAATAAGAATGGTATTTTCCTGAAGATTTCAAAAATAGAGCCAACACAGGATTTAAGGACACGGTGTGTTTGCATACCAGCCGGGGATGAAGGAAGCACATGGAGGAGATTCAGCCAGTTTTTAACACCATTGGCACAACAAGAGTCTCAGTTATGTTTTTCAGAAAGTGATTTCCCTGACTTAGATAAAGCTTCTCAAGGAATTGTAGAGGTTCCGGTATCGTTAGGGCTGTCTGTGGAGGTTATCAATTTTCACAATGGTTGACACTCTATCTCACAAGCTATACAGAGACACTTTCAGTGGACGGGTGATCTCAATTTGCGACCATTGAATGGGAAAAAGGCTTTCTTCGAATCTCCATCTGCTGAGATTCATAGTGTGCTTCAACAACCAATTATTCTACGGGTGGGTAAATCAAAAGTTTTGATTAAACAATGGAAGTTGTCAGATTTTTGTTTCGATCCATTGGGTGCTTCAAAACCTACTCACTGGATAGGAATCAGAGGTCTTCCATTTcatttatgggaaaaattaaaCTTTGCATGGATCTGCTCACCTTGGGGTGTATTGACTGATATCCATACGGATACTTCGAACCTTACAAAGCTTAACTGTTGCAAGGTTTAGGTTACTTGTGATATTAATCACATACCAGCAGTAGTAAAGTTTGCAAATCTTTTGCTGACTATTGAATGGATGTCGGAATTATCCCCAAACAGGAAGGTGCATTTTGACACACATCTTAGGGATGTGGCTTACCGTCAGAAATTAAATCAAAATGCCTTATCGGTGCATCACAATGATCATGATCCTGGACTTCATGATGATCATACCTGGGTCAAACCTAGACTCAGGTCAGCGGTGGTTATTCCACGAGAATATAACGCCGACGATATTGCACCTCCCTGCACCTCTAGGCTGAAGAATTCaatgattttggaaaaatctgttGGCCATGCTAACCATGCTAACCATGCGAACAATAAGCAGTTTCAAATGCAACAGAATCTTGGGAATTCAAATGGGAATCGATATATTAGGGGCGTACACTCAGGTTGGGTGGAAAATCCACTTTATAACTGTGAGTCAGCTTTTAAATCGTCTGATTCTTCAGCTCAGCGGTTTAATTTGAACTCGGTTTTGGGTCAGCGGCCAGGAATACTTTCGGGTGCGGTTTTAGACCCGAATTTGGTTCCTCATGACTCAAGCCACTCAACTAATGAGGGTCGTTATATGGGCGAGATGGTGTTTGGAGGCCCAACGGTTTTAATCCCGTGTAAGCGAGCTCCAATCAGGCCTGCCCATGACTCGAATGAAGCTGGTACGTTGGATCAGCCATCGATTACAACAAATTCAGTGGGTTCTAAGATGGATACGGAGAAGGAAGGAAATTCAGGTAGGGAGTTAAACCGAAATATCCATGAGCCTATTATCTCTGTGTCATTGGATGCATCCTCGAGTTCAAAACAATCATCTATAAGATCTTCATCTCAGCCATTAATTTTGGGTGGATTAACTGATATTTCACCTAATACAGAAGCTCGAGTTTCAGCTGCTCAAACACAATCACAGCCTACTTCAAAATCTTAGGAAGA harbors:
- the LOC113332839 gene encoding pumilio homolog 1-like, yielding MIDKDISRLFLGDLVRKNQLHYGTEFYRCTNITEAGITSSLKSGSSLGEKRKSLANMIQEELGEPTLVSGHLSRPVSRNAFSDVDPMGTPDSEVTQLHSGLNSIDGIQSRITTPGLVRVQGSGSSLSHTFASAVGSSIPRSTTPESHLTARAVGPGFPPVGGRGSLVDQNNVLDANTFNGLPSRTEDRASIAASLFGLSLSKTRLVDEVGHDLSQLKREFDVQPSFHIGMPNDHSQSLQNDLVKKTEAVTLPIPSIYKELANNHNLTDTSVSEMNSNAQSNFRKGTSASANVYKKGPYAGSASFDQAVRYQSTDMPDRSFPGHMPETYPINDGQDSVNHFDTGANFSISMGRSLDGNRNQVRSGSQVPIVDPLYVQCMQRASDHTAQAATSPQDPFSGRNYSHVDMIALHRAYLEALIAQQNPYGMPFLDKSSSLTHPYLRSPAFGHGMKHSRNLMARSIPSVVSGSPMLQNQRISSFPSMLRGTTGGSLGSWLSGDGEKVEESYGSSLFEEFKTNKARSFELSEIVDYVDFTEGGGFDDKGVSVGEGDKEVDISGKEPGEDPFGKSQTEKKQRLRNLLSEHGDNIPSGYSQKLLVAHSLFFEGMFLSLTCRASATLYH